Proteins encoded in a region of the Kryptolebias marmoratus isolate JLee-2015 linkage group LG14, ASM164957v2, whole genome shotgun sequence genome:
- the zcchc9 gene encoding zinc finger CCHC domain-containing protein 9 yields the protein MTRWARANNVHRQKPAEATPWSQLRVRGGRAGGRAGGRTAGATHGAQRDPLKRTEAGGSGVKKPNHKKKDYTNEDVNGFLEYLQQSGQRLPAGEGGGREGEHQLREEVEVALKKDRRREDRRIKRQKDKKNNMVCFNCRKPGHGLADCPEADRDEEMGRGICFHCGSTEHEIQKCKAKVDPALGEYPFAKCFICGQTGHLSRSCPDNPKGLYAQGGCCRVCGSVEHFQKDCPEHQAATNSVTLSWMSNNLSADHEEVHVPVKKAKPKQPKVVTF from the exons ATGACAAGGTGGGCGAGAGCCAATAATGTCCAcagacagaaaccagcagaAGCGACTCCCTGGAGTCAACTGAGGGtaagaggaggaagagcaggaggAAGGGCAGGAGGCCGCACCGCTGGGGCCACACATGGAGCTCAGAGGGACCCTCTGAAAAGGACTGAGGCTGGTGGATCTGGTGTGAAGAAACCCAACCACAAGAAGAAGGACTATACCAACGAGGACGTGAATGGCTTCCTGGAGTACCTGCAGCAGAGCGGGCAGAGACTGCCTgcgggggagggaggagggagagagggagagcatCAGCTaagggaggaggtggaggtggccCTGAAGAaagacaggaggagggaggacagGAGGATAAAGAGGCAAAAGGACAAGAAAAATAACATG gTGTGTTTTAACTGCAGGAAGCCCGGTCACGGTTTGGCCGACTGTCCCGAGGCTGACCGAGACGAGGAGATGGGCCGAGGCATCTGCTTCCACTGCGGCTCCACCGAACACGAGATCCAAAAGTGCAAAGCCAAAGTGGATCCGGCTTTGG GCGAGTACCCGTTTGCAAAGTGCTTCATCTGCGGTCAGACTGGACACCTGTCTCGCTCGTGTCCTGACAACCCCAAAGGGCTCTACGCACAAG GAGGCTGCTGTCGGGTTTGCGGTTCGGTGGAACATTTTCAGAAGGACTGTCCAGAGCATCAAGCTGCAA CTAATTCAGTGACTTTGAGCTGGATGTCCAACAATCTGAGCGCAGACCACGAGGAAGTGCACGTTCCGGTGAAGAAAGCCAAACCGAAGCAGCCCAAAGTGGTGACATTCTGA